CGAAAATTCGCTGTTATATGTAAAATTTCCGCGCTGCGACACTGCACCAAAGCTCAAATTTTCGCCAGGTACGTCAATACTCTCCGTCACGAGCATCATCAGTACGCAATGTAACTGCGCCGCAATCTGTTCACCAACTAACACACCGCCTTCTGTCAGTGCTACAACTGCGCAGTTCTCATACCGATACTTATCAACAACCTGTGCCGCCAGCAACCGCCCAGCCTGTGCCCTGCTTTCAAAATACATACGCTTATAGTAGCAGTCGCCCTCTCGTCTATGCAAGGTATAATACCATATATGCACTATTATGATGTTGCACCGACTAAGATTATCCGCGCCGGCAGTGATTATTTTACTTACCATAGCGAACAGGTTCTACAAATCGGACAACCCGTGATTATTCCCGTCGGTCAATTATCGCTAACCGGCATCGTTATAAAACACACGCGAAAACCAGCATACAAGACGCGTGCTATTGCTAATGCGCTTGATATTTCACCATTACCAAATCCATTGCTCAAAACTGCTCTATGGATGGCTCGCTACTACGCCACACCACTTGCAACCACACTGCAGACAATCTTACCACGCGGTCTCACAAAAAAACGCCGCATGGTAGCGCATTCCCACCAAACAATTTCGCGAGATCGAACACATTATTTGCTCAACAAAGACCAGCAAGCTGCTGTTGATACGCTCACACAGCGCACACGCGGGACAGTCTTGTTGCATGGCGTTACTGGCAGCGGCAAAACCGCTGTCTACATTGCCTATGCCAAACACATCATGGCACAGCAGAAATCTGTTATTGTACTCGTGCCAGAAATCGCCCTCACTTCACAGCTTATCGCTGAATTTGAACAACATTTTTCTAATATTCTGCTAACCCATTCACAGCAAACCGAGTCTGCACGCCATCAAATTTGGCTTGATGCTCTTCAAAGTACTATTCCGCGTATCGCCATCGGTCCGCGTTCAGCACTCTTTCTGCCACTTGCCCACATTGGCGCTATCGTCATCGACGAAGCGCATGAGCCAAGCTTCAAGCAAGATCAATCGCCACGATACTCGGCTTTGCGTGTCGCCGCCACGCTTGGTGCGCATCATGGCGCACCCGTCATTCAAGGTTCAGCAACACCACTCATCAGCGAGTATTACCTTGCCACACACACCAATAGCTCGATCATTACACTCCCATGCCGCGCACAAGCCGCTCCGCCGCCGCACGTCGACATCATAAATATGACATCAAAAACAAATTTTGTTCAACATCGTTTTCTGTCCGACCCACTCATTGCCCACATCACAGCCTCACTTGAACGCAAACAACAAACACTCCTTTTTCATAACCGTCGCGGCAGCGCCAGTACAACACTCTGCACTAATTGCGGCTGGTCTGCAACTTGCTCGCGCTGCTTCGTGCCATTCACGCTTCATATCGACAAGCACATATTGCAATGCCACATTTGTGGCAACACAGCGCCTGTTCCAACTTCTTGTCCCGACTGTCGCGAAACTGACATCGTTCATAAAGGCATCGGCACGAAACTCGTTGAAGCAGAGATCAGGAAACTCTTCCCGCACGCAACCGTTGCACGCTTTGACGGCGATACTGCTGCCGCGCATACGCTTGAGAAACGTTACCAAGAGCTTTACGACGGCACAATTGACATCATTATCGGTACGCAGGTTGTCGCTAAAGGGCTTGATCTACCGCACCTTAGTACTGTTGGCGTAATTCAGGCGGACACCGGGCTTGCTTTGCCCGACTTTATGGCACGCGAACGCACCTTTCAACTTTTGTCACAGGTTGTCGGTCGTGTCGGGCGCACTAATCAGCAAACCAATGTTATCATCCAATCATATCAACCGCACGACGAAACAATTCGTACTGGCGCTACACAGGATTACGCCGCCTTCTATGCTACCGAACTTGCCAGGCGCCGTAAAAGCCATTTTCCGCCATTTACTTATTTGCTCAAACTCACGTGCATCTACAGAACCGAAAAAGCCGCTATCAATAACACCCAAATACTTGCTAGAAAACTTCGCACAGATTACCCAAATCTATACATATTTGGTCCAACCCCCGCTTTTTACGAACGGCAACGCAATACCCACCGCTGGCAAATCGTCGTTAAATCTCCAATACGCACCACCCTACTCAATATCATCGCACAGCTACCATCCACGCACTGGCAGTATGACATTGACCCGATGAATCTGTTATAATATACAGAGTTGTGAAGAAAGAATCTATTATTACTCTGCCAAACCCTCATCTGCGTCAAAAATCGCAGAAAGTTCACGTCATCACCGAAGAGGTTCGCCAGCTCGTTAAAGACATGACTGATGCAAGTATTGACTGGGAGGCGTCGCGTCCACACGAAATCAGCGCCGCGCTCGCCGCTGTACAAATTGACCGACTTGATCGCGTTATTATCGTGCGTAACGACTTTGATAACAAAGAAAATCAAGAATTTATCGCTCTCATCAATCCAGAAATTATAAAATACGAAGGCGAGCTTATTGAAGACTATGAAGGTTGCCTTAGTGTGCGCGATTTTTACGGTAAAGTACCGCGCTATAATCGCATTCGCGTCAAAGCAATAAACATTGACGGCGACGAAATCCGCATCAAAGCCGAAGGATTTTTAGCGCGCGTCATTCAGCATGAAATCGACCACTGCAATGGTATCGTATTTGTCGACCACATCCGCGATAAAACCGATGCATTTTACCGGCTAAATGACAAGGGCGAGCTTGATCCGCTCGACTATAATACGCATGTCAAAGAT
This portion of the TM7 phylum sp. oral taxon 349 genome encodes:
- the priA gene encoding primosomal protein N', producing MHYYDVAPTKIIRAGSDYFTYHSEQVLQIGQPVIIPVGQLSLTGIVIKHTRKPAYKTRAIANALDISPLPNPLLKTALWMARYYATPLATTLQTILPRGLTKKRRMVAHSHQTISRDRTHYLLNKDQQAAVDTLTQRTRGTVLLHGVTGSGKTAVYIAYAKHIMAQQKSVIVLVPEIALTSQLIAEFEQHFSNILLTHSQQTESARHQIWLDALQSTIPRIAIGPRSALFLPLAHIGAIVIDEAHEPSFKQDQSPRYSALRVAATLGAHHGAPVIQGSATPLISEYYLATHTNSSIITLPCRAQAAPPPHVDIINMTSKTNFVQHRFLSDPLIAHITASLERKQQTLLFHNRRGSASTTLCTNCGWSATCSRCFVPFTLHIDKHILQCHICGNTAPVPTSCPDCRETDIVHKGIGTKLVEAEIRKLFPHATVARFDGDTAAAHTLEKRYQELYDGTIDIIIGTQVVAKGLDLPHLSTVGVIQADTGLALPDFMARERTFQLLSQVVGRVGRTNQQTNVIIQSYQPHDETIRTGATQDYAAFYATELARRRKSHFPPFTYLLKLTCIYRTEKAAINNTQILARKLRTDYPNLYIFGPTPAFYERQRNTHRWQIVVKSPIRTTLLNIIAQLPSTHWQYDIDPMNLL
- the def gene encoding peptide deformylase translates to MKKESIITLPNPHLRQKSQKVHVITEEVRQLVKDMTDASIDWEASRPHEISAALAAVQIDRLDRVIIVRNDFDNKENQEFIALINPEIIKYEGELIEDYEGCLSVRDFYGKVPRYNRIRVKAINIDGDEIRIKAEGFLARVIQHEIDHCNGIVFVDHIRDKTDAFYRLNDKGELDPLDYNTHVKDNHDLWD